In Zingiber officinale cultivar Zhangliang chromosome 6A, Zo_v1.1, whole genome shotgun sequence, a single genomic region encodes these proteins:
- the LOC121997071 gene encoding probable LRR receptor-like serine/threonine-protein kinase At1g56140: MAARESHASWPRAQLLFFFILPLLLLQGRVAAQANATDPNEVLALNTILGRWGWRASSAWNLSGNPCTGAAIDQTPIRNINPGVKCGCTYNNSNTCHITQLWVYALNVRGPIPEELQNLPYLFDLNLGQNYLTGSLPAFLGNLTNMQYLNLGINALNGIVPPQLGNLRRLIILSISTNNFSGSIPPEFGNLINLERWYIDSSGLSGELPQNLSNLKNLQTVWASDNNFTGRIPDYIGTWTNLTTLRFQGNSFQGPIPSSFASLTQMIDLRIGDIVNGSSSLDFIGNMTSLSTLVLRNSKISDTIPSSFQRYNGLTLLDLSFNNITGQVPQSLFNLSSLAFLFLGNNSLSGSLPVQKSTALVNIDLSYNQLNGSFPSWVSQGNLQLNLVANNFVIDDSSSSNLPSGLNCLQRNIPCHLGAPIYSDFAIKCGGSRAITSSDNTVYQIDNANLTTASYYVTDTTRWAVSSVGRFMDAPAPAYVMTSQSQFPNTLDSELFQTARLSPSSLRYYGLGLQNGNYTVKLQFAETDTTFPDSATWQSLGRRLFDIYIQNDQKERDFDIKKQAGGRSLVAVSREYTVPVTDNFLEIHFFWSGKGTCCVQTQGYYGPLISAISVSPADFTPTVSNRLPSSKKNRAGLIAGISVGILVLGLLALCGIIFIRQRKRRLNEEAVLTGLDVKPFIFSYAELRAATDDFSSSNILGEGGFGPVFKGLLPDGRAIGVKQLATTSHQGRGQFLTEIATISAVQHRNLVKLYGCCVEEDKRILVYEYLENKSLDQAIFGKSSLHLDWPKRFDVLIGVARGLAYLHEESRVRIVHRDVKASNILLDADLNPKISDFGLAKLYDDKMTHINTRVAGTIGYLAPEYAMRGHLTEKADVFAYGVLALEIVSGRPNSDESLEHDKVYLLEWAWTLHDKKLELELTDPRLTSCNEIEIRRVIGIALLCTQGSPVHRPPMSRVVAMLVGDAEVADVTSRPSYLTDWQFKDGTSSFTANYFDSSAQRSENNFASNAETMVNMESRPLSSELYANTGIEEGR; the protein is encoded by the exons ATGGCAGCGCGCGAATCCCATGCCTCTTGGCCGAGAGCTCAGCTGCTGTTCTTCTTCATCCTTCCTCTGCTCCTCTTGCAAGGGAGGGTTGCAGCTCAAGCCAACGCTACAGATCCAAACGAAG TTTTGGCACTGAACACTATCCTAGGGAGATGGGGTTGGAGAGCATCATCTGCTTGGAATTTAAGTGGTAACCCATGCACCGGTGCTGCCATCGATCAAACCCCAATCAGGAATATTAACCCTGGAGTCAAATGCGGCTGCACATACAACAACAGCAACACCTGTCATATCACTCAGTT GTGGGTTTATGCCTTAAATGTGCGCGGACCTATCCCCGAAGAGCTACAAAACCTACCCTACCTCTTTGATTT AAATTTAGGGCAAAACTACTTGACTGGATCTCTGCCAGCTTTCCTAGGGAACTTGACTAATATGCAATACTT AAATCTAGGTATTAATGCCTTAAATGGGATAGTACCACCACAACTTGGGAACCTTCGGAGACTCATCATATT GAGTATTTCAACAAATAACTTCAGTGGTTCAATCCCTCCTGAGTTTGGGAATCTCATAAACTTAGAACGATG GTACATCGATAGTTCCGGACTTAGTGGTGAGCTACCACAAAATCTATCCAATCTCAAAAATTTACAGACAGT GTGGGCTTCAGACAATAATTTCACCGGAAGAATACCTGATTACATTGGGACATGGACAAACCTGACAACCTT GAGGTTCCAAGGCAACTCCTTTCAAGGTCCAATTCCTTCAAGCTTTGCCAGCCTAACTCAAATGATTGATTT GAGAATAGGTGATATCGTGAATGGGAGCTCTTCATTAGACTTCATTGGTAATATGACATCTCTAAGCACCTT GGTACTAAGGAATAGCAAGATTTCTGATACAATTCCATCGAGCTTTCAGCGATACAATGGATTAACTTTATT AGATTTGAGCTTTAACAACATAACTGGCCAAGTTCCTCAGTCACTCTTCAATCTGAGTTCGCTTGCTTTCTT ATTTCTTGGCAACAACAGTCTCTCGGGTTCCTTACCTGTGCAAAAGAGCACTGCACTAGTGAACAT AGATTTATCATACAATCAGTTAAATGGAAGCTTTCCATCTTGGGTTAGCCAAGGAAACTTGCAATT GAATTTGGTGGCAAACAATTTTGTGATTGATGATTCCAGCAGTAG CAACTTGCCTTCAGGGTTGAACTGTCTTCAGCGCAATATTCCATGCCACCTTGGTGCTCCGATCT ATTCAGACTTTGCGATCAAGTGTGGTGGCAGTAGAGCAATAACATCTTCTGATAACACTGTCTATCAAATTGATAATGCAAATCTCACAACTGCATCATACTATGTGACCGATACAACCAGATGGGCTGTTAGCAGTGTTGGGCGCTTTATGGACGCACCTGCTCCAGCTTATGTGATGACCAGCCAATCTCAATTTCCGAATACTCTAGACTCAGAATTGTTTCAGACTGCAAGGTTGTCTCCATCTTCACTGAGATACTACGGTCTTGGTCTTCAGAATGGAAACTATACCGTTAAACTCCAATTCGCGGAGACGGATACTACGTTCCCTGACTCGGCTACTTGGCAAAGCTTGGGTAGAAGGCTCTTCGATATTTACATTCAG AatgatcaaaaagagagagattttgatATAAAAAAGCAGGCTGGCGGCAGATCCCTTGTAGCTGTATCAAGGGAGTACACTGTTCCAGTGACAGATAATTTCCTCGAAATTCACTTCTTTTGGTCCGGCAAGGGTACCTGCTGTGTACAAACACAAGGATACTATGGCCCATTGATTTCAGCTATAAGTGTCTCTCCTGCCG ACTTCACTCCTACCGTATCAAACAGACTGCCGAGTTCAAAGAAAAACCGTGCCGGTTTGATTGCGGGTATTTCAGTTGgaattcttgttctaggattgTTGGCTCTATGTGGAATTATTTTCATCAGACAGAGAAAAAGAAGATTAAATGAGGAAGCAG TGTTAACAGGACTAGATGTGAAACCTTTCATCTTCAGTTATGCCGAGCTAAGGGCTGCGACTGATGACTTCAGTTCCTCTAACATATTGGGGGAGGGAGGATTCGGCCCGGTGTTTAAG GGGCTACTGCCTGATGGAAGAGCAATAGGTGTCAAGCAACTCGCAACGACATCTCATCAAGGAAGGGGCCAGTTCTTAACTGAGATTGCCACTATATCCGCAGTGCAGCACCGTAATCTCGTAAAGTTGTATGGCTGCTGTGTCGAGGAAGATAAGAGAATTTTGGTCTATGAGTACCTGGAAAACAAGAGTCTAGACCAAGCAATTTTTG GGAAAAGCAGTTTGCATCTCGACTGGCCGAAGCGATTCGATGTATTGATCGGGGTAGCAAGAGGTTTAGCCTATCTGCACGAGGAGTCGAGAGTGCGGATTGTGCACAGAGACGTGAAGGCTAGTAATATTCTACTTGATGCTGATCTCAACCCAAAAATCTCAGATTTTGGTTTGGCGAAGCTCTACGACGACAAGATGACTCACATTAACACAAGGGTTGCTGGCACAAT TGGCTATTTGGCACCCGAGTACGCGATGAGGGGGCATCTAACAGAGAAAGCTGATGTTTTTGCTTATGGAGTGCTGGCTTTGGAGATCGTCAGCGGAAGACCGAACTCCGACGAAAGCCTAGAGCATGACAAGGTTTATCTTCTAGAATGG GCTTGGACTCTACATGACAAGAAGCTTGAACTGGAGTTAACTGATCCAAGGCTAACATCATGCAATGAGATCGAGATTCGCCGTGTCATTGGTATAGCTCTGCTTTGCACCCAGGGGTCGCCCGTGCATCGGCCACCGATGTCGAGGGTAGTGGCTATGCTAGTAGGAGATGCTGAAGTAGCAGATGTCACCTCGAGGCCTAGCTACTTGACTGACTGGCAATTCAAGGATGGAACCAGCAGCTTCACAGCCAACTACTTCGACTCTTCAGCCCAAAGATCTGAAAATAATTTTGCATCTAATGCGGAAACAATGGTTAACATGGAAAGCAGGCCTTTGTCCTCGGAATTGTATGCAAACACTGGCATTGAGGAGGGAAGATGA